From Candidatus Methanoplasma cognatum, one genomic window encodes:
- a CDS encoding nucleotidyltransferase domain-containing protein, whose amino-acid sequence MGSAETKCNLTFEELCDIVAPIAEKRGVERIYLFGSRARGDNGEESDYDFYIMPGRIRSLMGLGGLMNDLEEALGTGVDIITEDPHIKENFMKEMLRDRRLVYEV is encoded by the coding sequence ATGGGTTCAGCAGAGACAAAATGTAATCTCACATTTGAAGAATTGTGCGATATAGTTGCACCCATAGCTGAAAAACGGGGAGTTGAAAGAATATATCTGTTCGGTTCAAGAGCCCGCGGAGATAATGGCGAGGAAAGCGACTATGACTTCTACATCATGCCGGGGCGCATCCGCAGCCTGATGGGGCTGGGCGGCCTTATGAATGATCTTGAGGAAGCTCTCGGAACCGGAGTGGATATCATCACCGAAGATCCGCACATCAAAGAAAACTTCATGAAAGAGATGTTACGCGACAGAAGACTCGTCTACGAAGTTTGA
- a CDS encoding Kae1-associated serine/threonine protein kinase, whose amino-acid sequence MTDPVPMAKGAEADIFASRFLGRDALIKIRSPKRYRAAELDNELRSSRTRNEARLMKEARKAGVRTPVVYDIDLKEFSITMELVKGVNVKEKLDGDPGSAPEICRMIGAAVAGLHNAGICHGDLTTSNMIITDDGKMCLIDFSMGRTKAELEDMGVDVHLLERAFTSAHPGLAGAFSELMAAYLSIKEKPKALLRKIEEIKNRGRYT is encoded by the coding sequence ATGACCGACCCGGTGCCGATGGCTAAAGGGGCTGAAGCGGATATCTTCGCCTCCCGTTTCCTCGGAAGGGACGCTCTGATCAAAATAAGGTCCCCGAAGAGGTACAGAGCGGCCGAGCTCGATAATGAGCTTCGCTCATCCAGGACGAGGAACGAGGCCAGGCTCATGAAGGAGGCCAGAAAGGCTGGCGTAAGGACTCCCGTGGTGTATGATATAGATCTGAAGGAGTTCTCCATCACGATGGAACTGGTAAAAGGCGTGAACGTCAAGGAAAAGCTGGACGGGGACCCGGGCTCTGCGCCGGAGATATGCAGAATGATCGGAGCCGCCGTCGCGGGACTCCACAATGCCGGGATATGTCACGGGGACCTTACGACCTCGAATATGATAATTACGGATGACGGAAAGATGTGTTTGATAGATTTCTCGATGGGGAGGACAAAGGCCGAGCTTGAAGACATGGGGGTGGACGTGCATCTTTTGGAAAGAGCGTTCACCTCGGCCCATCCGGGCCTCGCGGGTGCCTTCTCGGAACTTATGGCCGCATATCTTTCGATCAAAGAAAAGCCGAAAGCGTTACTGCGCAAAATAGAAGAGATAAAGAACAGAGGCAGATACACTTGA
- the rdgB gene encoding RdgB/HAM1 family non-canonical purine NTP pyrophosphatase, translating into MKINIITSNPGKVMEYQRSFEGLGIETVHLKVPYDEIQSSDLEEVVRKGMEELKSKGISDFIIDDSGLFIDRLGGFPGVWSAYVQKTIGNEGILKLMNGIDNRGAAFKCCIGCSICGRDVIVTGVCGGIILEEEKGTGGFGYDPIFSHDGKMSFAEIPLDEKNGVSHRGRAVELLLEKLRDIL; encoded by the coding sequence TTGAAGATCAACATAATAACCTCCAATCCGGGAAAAGTAATGGAATATCAGCGTTCTTTCGAAGGACTCGGGATAGAAACGGTGCACTTGAAAGTACCTTATGACGAGATACAGTCCTCAGACCTCGAAGAGGTCGTCAGAAAAGGCATGGAAGAGCTGAAGTCCAAAGGCATATCTGATTTCATAATCGATGATTCCGGCCTCTTCATCGATCGCCTCGGGGGGTTCCCCGGTGTCTGGTCGGCATATGTTCAGAAGACGATCGGCAACGAAGGGATACTGAAGCTCATGAACGGCATAGATAACAGAGGCGCGGCGTTCAAATGCTGCATAGGATGCAGTATATGCGGCAGGGATGTGATCGTCACCGGTGTCTGCGGCGGCATTATCCTTGAAGAGGAAAAGGGAACCGGGGGCTTTGGGTACGACCCCATATTCAGCCATGACGGGAAAATGTCCTTCGCGGAGATCCCCTTGGACGAGAAGAACGGCGTTTCTCACAGAGGCCGCGCCGTAGAGCTGCTTCTTGAGAAATTGAGAGACATCCTCTGA
- a CDS encoding TIGR00266 family protein, with product MRYTITGDNLQFVNVQLDANEVLQSVAGSMAYMTGNVVMEAKMQGGLLKGLGRSISGASLFLVEYRSKGGTGIVGLGGSVPGKIVDLDIGKGKWIVQKTGYLGSQETVGLSITFQKKFSNILFGGEGLVLQELSGTGIAFITACGDFNIVDLRPGEQYKVATAKAVAWQDTVKYDIESVGKIKTAMFGGEGLFVTTLTGPGKIIIQSMTLSELALSLIPFLPNK from the coding sequence ATGAGATACACGATCACAGGGGACAACCTTCAGTTTGTGAATGTGCAGCTGGACGCGAACGAGGTCCTGCAGTCCGTTGCCGGGAGCATGGCGTACATGACCGGCAACGTGGTCATGGAAGCTAAGATGCAGGGAGGCCTCCTGAAAGGGCTGGGTAGGTCGATATCGGGAGCATCCCTTTTTCTTGTGGAGTACAGGTCCAAAGGCGGCACAGGGATCGTAGGTCTCGGAGGCTCAGTACCGGGCAAGATCGTCGATCTCGATATCGGCAAAGGCAAATGGATCGTCCAAAAGACCGGATATCTCGGATCGCAGGAGACCGTGGGACTCAGCATAACGTTCCAGAAGAAATTTAGCAATATCCTATTCGGCGGGGAGGGACTCGTCCTTCAGGAGCTGAGCGGGACGGGCATAGCGTTCATCACAGCATGCGGGGACTTCAACATCGTAGACCTGAGACCGGGCGAGCAGTACAAGGTCGCCACGGCCAAGGCCGTTGCCTGGCAGGATACCGTGAAATATGACATCGAATCGGTCGGAAAGATCAAAACGGCCATGTTCGGCGGGGAGGGGCTGTTCGTCACCACTCTCACCGGTCCGGGTAAGATAATCATCCAGTCCATGACGCTCTCGGAACTCGCGCTTTCGCTGATACCGTTCCTTCCGAACAAATGA